The following are encoded together in the Desulfomonilaceae bacterium genome:
- a CDS encoding putative sulfate exporter family transporter, which yields MPEKQSQWSALIRSEDWLAVWLGFLIIALVVAGLTIKIPKFKWATDGEFKTFVAEAIPSVDKLAKTAGDQGETAFQTQALALKAAMEKGDRKAVADAAKKFQDAAKGLKDASFKKKSSKIGKAIGDSASNLIDKVFSSDNIINSIYIALGILILSAIALALLSVNIGKFAIGFPIVFILAWLSMFIAGNQTVNYYGLEYVLWCLALGLFISNVIGVPKWLEMAVRTEFYIKTGLVILGANILFGEIMEAGALGMIQGVLVVAVIWYTCYWICMKFKIDEEFAAILSSAVSICGVSAAIATSGAIKGDPKKLSYTTSLVLICAVPMLVLQPLISKWCGIPDAVAGAWLGGTLDTSGSVVAAGSLISETAMKVGVIVKMSQNVLIGVAAFILAVVWTFKKAEQNPGGEKPGLIEIWIRFPKFVLGFMAMSILFSFILSPETVNATKGTLGGIRTMWFALAFTSIGLETNFREISTMGGGKPAAAFVLAQGINILWTLLLAYLIFGGYLFAVPKF from the coding sequence GTTGGGATTCTTGATCATTGCTCTGGTCGTAGCAGGTCTGACAATCAAAATTCCCAAGTTCAAATGGGCTACTGACGGAGAGTTCAAGACCTTTGTCGCTGAAGCGATACCATCGGTTGATAAGCTGGCCAAGACCGCCGGTGATCAGGGAGAAACGGCGTTTCAAACCCAGGCTCTAGCGCTCAAGGCGGCCATGGAAAAGGGAGACCGCAAAGCAGTAGCGGACGCGGCCAAGAAATTCCAGGACGCGGCCAAAGGACTGAAAGACGCTTCATTCAAAAAGAAATCCTCAAAAATTGGAAAGGCAATTGGAGATAGCGCTTCAAACCTCATTGACAAGGTGTTTTCGTCCGACAACATTATAAACTCCATTTACATCGCGTTGGGGATTCTAATTCTGAGCGCTATTGCCCTGGCTTTGCTCTCGGTAAACATTGGCAAATTCGCCATTGGTTTCCCTATTGTGTTCATTCTGGCGTGGCTGTCGATGTTCATCGCCGGCAACCAGACCGTGAATTACTATGGTCTCGAATACGTCCTTTGGTGTTTGGCGTTGGGGCTTTTTATAAGTAATGTCATAGGCGTTCCCAAGTGGCTTGAAATGGCGGTGAGAACTGAGTTCTATATCAAAACAGGACTGGTGATATTAGGCGCCAACATACTTTTCGGGGAGATTATGGAGGCCGGAGCCCTGGGTATGATTCAGGGAGTGCTTGTTGTAGCCGTAATTTGGTACACCTGTTACTGGATATGCATGAAGTTCAAGATAGACGAAGAATTTGCCGCCATCCTTTCAAGCGCAGTATCTATTTGTGGAGTTTCAGCCGCAATCGCGACTTCCGGGGCTATAAAGGGTGACCCGAAGAAACTTAGTTATACTACGTCCCTGGTCCTTATTTGCGCTGTGCCGATGTTGGTTCTACAGCCGTTAATTTCCAAGTGGTGTGGAATACCGGACGCTGTTGCCGGAGCATGGCTCGGCGGGACGCTGGACACCAGTGGGTCAGTCGTAGCGGCCGGCTCTCTGATCAGTGAGACCGCAATGAAAGTGGGCGTCATCGTGAAAATGTCACAGAACGTCCTTATTGGAGTTGCGGCTTTTATTCTAGCTGTTGTCTGGACCTTCAAGAAGGCGGAGCAAAATCCCGGTGGGGAAAAACCAGGATTAATAGAAATCTGGATAAGATTCCCGAAATTTGTCTTGGGGTTTATGGCGATGTCAATCCTCTTTTCTTTTATACTCAGCCCGGAAACCGTCAACGCCACAAAAGGTACCCTTGGCGGCATTCGAACAATGTGGTTCGCTCTTGCGTTTACTTCCATCGGACTGGAAACAAACTTCCGTGAAATCTCGACCATGGGAGGAGGCAAGCCCGCTGCGGCCTTCGTTTTAGCTCAGGGTATCAATATCCTCTGGACACTTCTACTCGCCTATTTAATATTTGGTGGCTATTTGTTCGCCGTGCCCAAATTCTAG
- a CDS encoding DUF86 domain-containing protein has product MVNKEILHKRLGKIEEYLGILDRLRRFSRDEFLEEPERYGSAERFLHLSIEAINDLGNHIIADLNLGDVNWQSDIPRILFEKGQLSEELRDKWIKMIGFRNVLVHEYLSIDRELVYDTLHNNLRDFRELMAALAGWI; this is encoded by the coding sequence GAGGAATATCTCGGTATTCTAGACCGGCTCAGAAGATTTAGTCGTGACGAATTTCTTGAAGAACCTGAACGATACGGAAGCGCCGAGCGATTTTTACATTTGTCTATAGAGGCGATCAACGACCTAGGAAACCATATAATTGCAGACCTGAATTTGGGTGATGTTAACTGGCAAAGTGATATTCCCCGAATTCTTTTCGAAAAAGGCCAACTGTCGGAAGAACTCAGGGATAAGTGGATCAAAATGATTGGGTTCAGAAACGTATTGGTTCATGAATACCTGAGTATAGACCGTGAGCTTGTTTATGATACGCTGCACAACAACCTGCGAGACTTTAGGGAACTGATGGCAGCCTTGGCGGGATGGATTTAG